In Paenibacillus kyungheensis, the following are encoded in one genomic region:
- the proC gene encoding pyrroline-5-carboxylate reductase, with protein sequence MSHPQPMQTLITEPVCFYGSGSMAEAILRGLVNRAVVVPDQVTMLNRGNQDRLNYLVQRYGVSVAGEESARAAALQQSKVIVLAMKPVDAANALRQLGPTLTEDQLVVSVIAGLEVATIQHLLGRKQPVARTMPNTSSSIGLGATGLVFSEEVTLKQRQLVHHLFEAVGTVTEIEESQMETLTGISGSGPAYIYYVMESMIRAGVEGGLSAEQARELTVQTVIGASHMVQQTGEEPAALRAKVTSPNGSTAAAIKVFEEAHMQETIMRAVERCAERSREMGAALKEDNS encoded by the coding sequence ATGAGTCACCCTCAACCGATGCAAACGTTAATAACAGAACCTGTTTGTTTTTATGGATCAGGTTCTATGGCAGAAGCTATTTTACGAGGTCTAGTGAATCGTGCTGTAGTGGTTCCAGATCAAGTGACGATGCTGAATCGTGGTAATCAAGATCGTTTGAATTATTTAGTTCAACGTTATGGCGTATCTGTAGCTGGAGAAGAATCGGCGCGTGCTGCTGCTTTACAACAATCCAAAGTTATTGTACTTGCGATGAAGCCTGTCGATGCGGCTAATGCGCTTCGTCAATTAGGCCCCACATTAACAGAAGATCAACTTGTTGTATCTGTGATTGCAGGCTTGGAAGTCGCAACGATTCAGCATCTACTTGGTCGCAAGCAACCTGTAGCACGTACAATGCCTAATACGTCTAGCAGTATTGGACTTGGAGCGACAGGTCTTGTCTTTTCCGAAGAAGTCACTCTAAAACAACGTCAATTGGTTCATCATTTATTTGAAGCGGTCGGTACTGTAACTGAGATTGAAGAATCGCAAATGGAAACATTGACTGGTATTTCTGGAAGTGGACCTGCATACATTTATTATGTGATGGAATCGATGATTCGTGCTGGAGTCGAAGGCGGATTATCAGCGGAACAAGCACGTGAGCTGACTGTTCAGACAGTGATCGGCGCTTCTCATATGGTACAACAGACTGGAGAAGAACCTGCTGCTCTACGTGCCAAAGTCACTTCACCTAATGGATCAACCGCAGCCGCTATCAAAGTATTTGAAGAGGCTCATATGCAAGAAACGATTATGCGTGCTGTAGAACGCTGTGCAGAACGTTCCCGCGAGATGGGCGCTGCACTCAAGGAGGACAATTCATGA
- a CDS encoding 2,3-diketo-5-methylthiopentyl-1-phosphate enolase yields the protein MSYCIASYRCYDSKADFHKKASSIAIGMTVGSWTELPAAKQQSMKKHLGEVISVDVHESEQGERYADIQIAYPDANFSSDIPALLITVFGKISMDGQIKLTNLQFSDTFLKAFTGPKFGIEGVRRILGIPERPLLMSIFKSVIGHDLDELTRQFTAQALGGVDLIKDDEILFENDLTPIEKRVAACRKAADDVQAQTGKKVLYAANLTGHTFHLKEQAKKAIDSGANALLLNVLAYGYDVLHELARDPEINIPIMAHPSLAGAYYPSPYYGISASVLLGQLMRIAGADLVLFPSPYGSVVMPKEENMAIREQLVSPELPFRHSFPVPSAGIHPGLVPLILKDFGNEVIINAGGGIHGHPEGASAGGKAFQQAIDAALAGTSLADYAAQGHHELRQALELWGGER from the coding sequence ATGAGTTACTGTATCGCTTCTTATCGTTGTTACGATAGCAAAGCTGATTTTCATAAAAAAGCATCTTCGATTGCAATCGGAATGACTGTCGGTAGCTGGACAGAATTGCCTGCTGCCAAGCAACAATCGATGAAAAAGCATCTGGGTGAAGTTATTTCAGTAGATGTGCATGAATCCGAACAAGGTGAGCGGTATGCTGATATTCAGATCGCTTATCCTGATGCTAATTTTAGCTCGGATATCCCTGCTCTACTTATTACAGTGTTTGGTAAAATTTCGATGGATGGTCAGATCAAGTTAACTAATTTACAATTTTCAGATACTTTTTTAAAAGCTTTTACAGGTCCTAAATTTGGTATTGAAGGTGTACGCCGTATTCTTGGTATTCCTGAACGTCCTTTATTGATGAGTATTTTCAAATCGGTTATCGGTCATGATCTGGATGAATTAACACGTCAATTTACCGCACAAGCGTTAGGTGGCGTCGATCTGATTAAAGATGATGAGATTTTGTTCGAAAATGATTTAACACCGATTGAGAAACGGGTAGCAGCTTGCCGTAAAGCTGCGGATGATGTACAAGCTCAAACCGGTAAAAAAGTACTTTATGCTGCGAACTTAACCGGTCATACTTTTCATCTAAAAGAACAAGCCAAAAAAGCGATTGATTCCGGCGCTAATGCACTTTTACTTAATGTATTAGCTTATGGATATGATGTTCTTCATGAACTGGCACGTGATCCTGAAATTAATATCCCAATCATGGCGCATCCATCGCTTGCAGGAGCGTATTATCCTTCGCCTTATTATGGAATCTCTGCTTCGGTATTGCTCGGTCAATTGATGCGTATTGCGGGTGCTGATCTGGTACTATTCCCTTCTCCTTATGGCTCTGTTGTAATGCCTAAAGAAGAAAATATGGCTATTCGCGAGCAACTGGTTTCTCCAGAACTGCCTTTCCGACATAGCTTCCCTGTACCATCAGCCGGGATTCATCCAGGGCTTGTACCGTTGATTTTAAAAGATTTTGGTAATGAAGTGATCATTAATGCAGGTGGCGGTATTCATGGTCATCCAGAAGGTGCTAGTGCTGGCGGTAAAGCGTTCCAACAAGCTATTGATGCTGCACTAGCAGGTACTTCACTGGCTGATTATGCCGCTCAAGGACATCACGAACTTAGACAAGCTTTAGAACTTTGGGGTGGAGAACGATGA
- a CDS encoding 2-hydroxy-3-keto-5-methylthiopentenyl-1-phosphate phosphatase, with protein sequence MSVSKQPIIFCDFDGTITNSDNIVAIMKHFSPPGYEKIMNEVVGGQRSIRDGVGKMFALLPSSQKQEIVDYVMSTAGIREGFSDFLALVHRHQVPFYVTSGGIDFFLKPLLAPFDIAEDHIFCNGSDFSGEYIQIVWTHPCDEHCQNDCGMCKTTVMRQFSPDQYERILIGDSLTDFEGAKIADLVYSRSVLTDKCVELGVDHVPFHTFHDIISDFGQRIGAIHS encoded by the coding sequence ATGAGTGTAAGTAAACAACCGATTATTTTTTGTGATTTTGATGGAACAATTACGAATTCAGATAATATTGTCGCTATTATGAAGCACTTCTCCCCTCCTGGTTATGAGAAAATTATGAATGAAGTCGTAGGAGGACAGCGCTCGATTCGTGATGGTGTAGGCAAAATGTTTGCACTACTTCCTTCTTCACAAAAGCAAGAAATTGTTGATTATGTGATGAGTACAGCAGGAATTCGTGAAGGATTTAGTGATTTTCTAGCTTTGGTTCATCGTCATCAAGTTCCTTTTTATGTGACTAGCGGTGGAATCGACTTTTTCTTAAAACCATTATTAGCACCTTTTGATATTGCAGAAGATCATATTTTCTGTAATGGTTCTGATTTTAGTGGCGAGTACATTCAGATTGTATGGACACATCCTTGTGATGAACATTGTCAAAATGATTGTGGAATGTGCAAAACAACAGTCATGCGTCAATTCTCACCGGATCAATACGAGCGTATACTGATTGGTGATAGTCTAACCGATTTTGAAGGAGCTAAGATTGCAGATCTAGTCTACTCCCGCTCTGTATTAACAGATAAATGTGTAGAATTAGGTGTAGATCATGTACCTTTCCATACGTTTCATGATATTATTTCAGATTTCGGACAAAGAATAGGAGCGATACATTCATGA